The following coding sequences are from one Saccharomyces eubayanus strain FM1318 chromosome VII, whole genome shotgun sequence window:
- the ZPR1 gene encoding zinc finger-containing protein ZPR1, with amino-acid sequence MSEQKEDLFKPVGDAAAEIQNENQEAGDGVQLTGAEDAMGHPVQEIESLCMNCGKNGTTRLLLTSIPYFREIIIMSFECPHCMFKNCEIQPASEIQEKGSRYTLKVECREDFNREVIKSETATCKFVELDIEIPAKKGQLTTVEGLLSEMIEDLSQDQEMRKSIDESLYNKIDEFIKKVRSYMDCEPNTIPVTFVLDDPAGNSWIEYKPGEPQHKWSHTQYVRTDEQNVQVGIITRDQLEQRRQEKLKALANRERNPSQTVKVGSSTPQFISDATDIENFNNEVQTFRAACPSCTQECETHMKPVDIPHFKEVIIMSTVCDHCGYKSNEVKTGGAIPEKGRKITLYCDDAADLSRDILKSESCSMVVPELHLDIQEGTLGGRFTTLEGLLRQVYEELEXRIFTQTSDSMDEATKTRWVEFFARLKDAIAGKVKFTVIMEDPLAGSYIQNVYAPDPDPNMTIEDYERTKEQNEDLGLSDIKVD; translated from the coding sequence atgagCGAACAAAAGGAAGATCTGTTTAAGCCTGTCGGCGATGCTGCTGCAGAAATCCAGAACGAAAATCAAGAAGCTGGTGATGGAGTCCAGTTGACCGGTGCAGAGGACGCTATGGGTCACCCAGTGCAGGAGATCGAGTCTCTCTGTATGAACTGTGGCAAAAATGGTACGACCAGACTGCTGCTGACTTCCATCCCCTATTTTAGAGAGATTATTATCATGTCATTCGAGTGCCCTCACTGTATGTTTAAAAACTGTGAGATTCAACCTGCTTCGgaaatccaagaaaaggGTTCCCGGTACACCTTGAAGGTGGAATGTCGTGAAGACTTCAACAGGGAAGTCATCAAGTCTGAAACAGCAACTTGTAAGTTTGTCGAGCTAGATATCGAGATCCCTGCCAAGAAAGGCCAATTGACCACTGTGGAAGGTTTGCTGTCAGAAATGATCGAAGATCTGTCGCAAGACCAAGAAATGAGGAAGTCCATAGACGAGAGTCTTTACAATAAGATCGAtgaattcatcaaaaaaGTTCGGTCCTACATGGACTGCGAGCCCAACACCATCCCTGTCACCTTTGTGTTGGATGATCCTGCAGGCAACTCATGGATCGAATATAAGCCTGGCGAGCCTCAGCACAAATGGTCGCATACGCAGTACGTGAGAACTGATGAACAAAACGTTCAGGTCGGCATCATCACCAGAGACCAGCTGGAACAACGTcgccaagaaaaattgaaggcATTGGCTAACCGTGAAAGAAACCCCTCCCAGACTGTCAAAGTCGGTTCATCAACCCCACAATTTATATCTGATGCCACAGACATAGAGAACTTCAACAACGAAGTGCAAACATTCAGAGCGGCTTGTCCATCATGTACGCAAGAGTGCGAAACCCATATGAAACCGGTTGATATTCCGCATTTCAAAGAAGTCATCATCATGTCCACGGTGTGTGACCACTGCGGTTACAAATCTAACGAAGTGAAAACCGGTGGCGCCATTCCAGAAAAGGGGAGAAAGATAACCTTGTACTGTGACGACGCTGCAGACCTATCCCGTGATATTTTAAAGTCTGAAAGTTGTAGTATGGTTGTCCCTGAATTACATCTCGATATTCAAGAGGGTACCTTGGGTGGCAGATTTACCACTTTGGAAGGTTTATTGAGACAAGTCTATGAAGAATTGGAGTYCCGTATTTTTACCCAAACCTCTGACTCCATGGACGAAGCAACAAAGACCCGTTGGGTAGAGTTCTTTGCAAGATTAAAGGATGCCATTGCCGGTAAAGTCAAGTTTACTGTCATTATGGAAGATCCATTGGCCGGCTCGTACATACAGAATGTCTATGCCCCAGATCCAGATCCAAATATGACTATCGAGGATTACGAAAGGACAAAGGAACAAAATGAAGACCTAGGGCTGTCCGATATCAAGGTTGACTAA
- the CIR1 gene encoding Cir1p yields MSGKQQLRILVPVKRVVDYQIKPRVNKALTGIETNGIKFSINPFDDIAVEEAIRIKEKNKNLVESTHAVSIGPTKAQDILRNCLAKGIDTCSLIDSMDKENIEPLAIAKILKVVVEKRGSNLVLMGKQAIDDDCNNTGQMLAGLLNWPQATNAAKVEFLDNGRVQVTREIDDGEEVIEAPLPMVITTDLRLNTPRYVGLPKLMKAKKKPIEKLDIIKDFPGINIEPQLNTISIEEPKTKPPGVKLNSVDELIEKLKEAKVI; encoded by the coding sequence ATGTCTGGAAAGCAGCAATTACGTATATTAGTCCCAGTGAAAAGAGTGGTTGATTATCAAATTAAACCACGAGTAAATAAGGCTTTGACCGGAATTGAGACTAATGGTATTAAATTCAGTATCAACCCTTTTGATGATATTGCAGTCGAGGAAGCTATCAGAATCAAggagaagaacaagaacttAGTGGAATCTACGCATGCTGTTTCTATCGGCCCCACTAAGGCCCAAGATATCCTAAGAAATTGTCTCGCAAAGGGTATAGACACCTGTAGTYTAATTGATTCCAtggataaagaaaacatagAGCCTTTAGCAATTGCCAAAATCTTGAAAGTCGTCGTTGAAAAAAGAGGTTCCAACTTGGTATTGATGGGTAAGCAAGCAATTGACGATGACTGTAACAATACCGGTCAAATGTTGGCAGGTTTATTGAATTGGCCGCAGGCAACAAATGCAGCCAAAGTGGAATTTCTGGACAACGGTAGAGTCCAAGTAACAAGAGAAATCGATGACGGTGAAGAGGTCATCGAAGCCCCCTTGCCAATGGTCATAACCACGGATTTAAGATTAAATACCCCACGTTATGTAGGACTGCCCAAATTAATGAAGgctaaaaagaaacctATTGAGAAATTGGACATAATAAAGGATTTTCCCGGTATCAATATTGAACCGCAATTAAACACTATATCCATTGAAGAACCAAAGACTAAGCCACCTGGTGTGAAATTGAACTCTGTAGATGAATTGATCGAAAAGCTAAAAGAAGCCAAGGTCATATAA
- the SLI1 gene encoding N-acetyltransferase: MKQKLSGLEEYFLYRSKLNLHSCFYVGIKLNELPQKHQLISALKYAVIEHERLSCNVFCEKSGNEVYLKSITEPFLFDDIAEYHHDWDQLKQNEINCIFQTYNFTYNVATPLWKILIIPSQNEMLLVTDHVLMDGISAVHVWETFMEGLREEASIEHDETIYSPLFSSSTDLISASPFENWPIPWSWRIIRQLASSLYYLSPKTIVTNNKNLIQFANYSFPENFLEYEPTGDTGLYKVRNTNHQWEFRLLPAHLKNVLSECKAHNVSLTSFLGALVCLSFEKTAREVYKGTYLKMDLPMNTRKICRKTLQFLSDEELVIGNFVAPIEYKHKLHQDLGLWDTASEIQEAVKYSSKDKVIDTMNNVKLLEVVSPQQFIKDKINLNSGPSSTFEITNLGLQAFKDACNTDLPFHVVDAIFNEPQGMSDIFTLSVISTPAGGLHCCVSYPNTLVEELKPNWQYIKEHLHLY; encoded by the coding sequence ATGAAGCAGAAACTATCTGGCTTAGAGGAATACTTTCTTTATAGAAGTAAATTGAATTTGCACTCGTGCTTTTACGTTGGCATCAAGCTCAACGAGCTACCTCAGAAGCACCAGCTGATATCTGCTCTTAAATATGCTGTGATTGAACATGAACGTTTGAGTTGCAACGTGTTTTGCGAGAAATCAGGCAATGAGGTTTACTTGAAAAGTATTACCGAACCGTTTCTATTTGACGATATAGCGGAATACCACCACGATTGGGATCAACTGAAACAAAACGAAATTAATTGCATATTCCAAACGTATAACTTTACCTATAACGTGGCTACACCTTTATGGAAAATTCTGATCATTCCAAGtcaaaatgaaatgctACTGGTGACAGACCATGTTCTCATGGATGGGATATCTGCTGTCCATGTTTGGGAAACGTTCATGGAGGGATTGCGAGAAGAAGCGTCAATCGAGCATGACGAAACAATTTATTCACCCCTGTTTAGCTCATCGACTGACTTGATTTCAGCTTCGCCGTTTGAAAACTGGCCCATACCTTGGAGTTGGCGTATAATACGCCAACTGGCCAGTAGCCTGTACTATTTGTCCCCTAAAACCATTGTAACAAACAATAAGAATCTAATCCAGTTCGCCAACTATTCGTTTCCGGAAAATTTCCTGGAATACGAGCCAACTGGAGATACTGGCCTATATAAAGTGAGGAACACTAACCATCAATGGGAATTTCGATTGTTACCGGCACATCTCAAAAACGTGTTAAGTGAGTGCAAGGCCCATAACGTTTCCTTAACGTCCTTTTTGGGTGCCTTGGTGTGTTTAAGTTTCGAAAAAACAGCTAGGGAAGTTTATAAGGGAACGTATTTGAAGATGGATTTACCAATGAACACAAGAAAAATCTGTAGAAAAACCTTACAATTTTTATCAGATGAAGAACTCGTTATAGGAAACTTCGTTGCGCCCATCGAATACAAGCATAAGCTGCACCAGGACCTTGGATTGTGGGATACCGCTTCTGAAATTCAAGAAGCAGTAAAATACAGTTCTAAGGACAAAGTTATAGATACAATGAATAACGTCAAGTTGTTAGAGGTTGTCTCTCCTCAACAGTTCataaaagataaaataaatttgaacAGTGGGCCTTCTTCTACTTTTGAAATAACAAATTTAGGGCTCCAAGCATTCAAGGATGCGTGCAACACCGATCTGCCGTTTCATGTCGTAGACGCTATATTCAACGAGCCACAAGGTATGTCTGATATTTTCACATTAAGTGTAATTTCCACTCCTGCTGGTGGGCTGCATTGTTGTGTAAGTTACCCAAACACGCTTGTCGAAGAATTGAAGCCTAATTGGcaatatataaaagaacACCTACATCTATACTAA
- the TRX2 gene encoding thioredoxin TRX2, with protein MSVYKEEHSGMEAAKGTTFNNCLLNLAVKEFITHTYTATHLLTKSTMVTQLKSASEYDNALASGDKLVVVDFFATWCGPCKMIAPMIEKFAEQYSDASFYKLDVDEVSDVAQKAEVSSMPTLVFYKGGKEVTRVVGANPAAIKQAIASNV; from the coding sequence ATGTCAGTATATAAGGAAGAGCATTCGGGGATGGAAGCTGCCAAGGGAACGACTTTCAACAATTGTCTTCTCAATTTGGCGGTGAAGGAATTTATTACGCACACATACACAGCTACACACCTGctaacaaaatcaacaatGGTCACTCAATTAAAATCCGCTTCTGAATATGACAACGCTTTGGCCTCTGGCGACAAACTGGTCGTCGTTGACTTTTTCGCCACATGGTGTGGTCCATGTAAGATGATCGCTCCAATGATTGAAAAGTTTGCCGAGCAGTATTCCGATGCCTCCTTTTACAAGTTAGACGTCGATGAAGTATCCGATGTCGCTCAGAAGGCTGAAGTCTCCTCCATGCCTACCCTCGTCTTTTACAAGGGCGGTAAGGAAGTCACCAGAGTCGTCGGTGCCAACCCAGCTGCTATTAAACAGGCCATTGCTTCTAACGTGTAA
- the SER2 gene encoding phosphoserine phosphatase produces the protein MSKFVVTCIAHGEKLPQEAIDQIAKEIVKSSPQEITINSTKKLSTRATDLFVEITGSIVQKDFKNKLASVIEGHDDVDVIVSADNEYRQAKELFVFDMDSTLIYQEVIELIAAYAGVEEQVHEITERAMNNELDFKESLRERVKLLKGLQIDTLYDEIKQKLEITKGVPELCKFLHDKGCKLAVLSGGFIQFASFIKDQLNLDFCKANLLEVDTEGKLTGKTLGATVDGQCKSETLLQLCAEFKVPVESSCMVGDGGNDLPAMGTAGFGIAWNAKPKVQKAAPCKLNTKSMTDILYILGYTDDEIHGRQ, from the coding sequence ATGTCGAAGTTTGTCGTTACCTGTATAGCCCATGGTGAAAAGCTCCCACAAGAAGCCATTGATCAGATCGCCAAAGAGATTGTCAAGAGCTCGCCACAGGAAATAACAATCAACAGCACCAAAAAACTATCGACAAGAGCCACCGATTTGTTTGTCGAGATTACAGGGTCCATTGTACaaaaagatttcaagaataaaTTGGCCAGCGTAATTGAAGGTCATGACGATGTTGATGTGATTGTTTCTGCTGACAATGAATATCGTCAAGCCAAAGAGCTATTTGTGTTCGACATGGACTCAACACTAATCTACCAAGAGGTCATTGAATTAATTGCTGCGTATGCCGGTGTTGAAGAGCAAGTGCACGAAATCACAGAAAGAGCCATGAACAATGAACTAGATTTCAAAGAGTCCTTGAGAGAGAGGGTTAAATTATTGAAGGGTCTTCAAATTGACACATTATATGACGAAATTAAACAGAAACTGGAAATCACCAAGGGTGTACCCGAACTTTGTAAATTCTTACACGACAAAGGCTGTAAACTTGCTGTTTTGAGCGGTGGGTTTATACAATTCGCTAGTTTTATCAAAGATCAACTTAATTTGGATTTTTGCAAGGCAAACTTATTGGAAGTAGATACTGAAGGCAAGCTAACTGGTAAGACACTGGGTGCTACTGTAGATGGGCAATGCAAGAGCGAAACACTTTTACAACTGTGTGCCGAGTTCAAAGTCCCGGTCGAGTCAAGTTGCATGGTGGGTGATGGTGGTAATGACCTACCAGCCATGGGTACCGCTGGGTTCGGGATTGCATGGAACGCAAAACCAAAAGTACAAAAAGCTGCACCTTGTAAGTTGAACACCAAGTCCATGACCGACATCCTATATATTCTTGGTTACACGGATGACGAAATACATGGCAGACAAtag